Below is a window of Candidatus Bathyarchaeota archaeon DNA.
TATTAAAGGCATAAGCTTCACCGCTAAAACAGTTGTATATTTTTATTCTATTTTTATTTTTTGACCTTTAGGTTTAACCTTCTTTTTAGTTAAAGTTACTTCTAAAACACCGTTTTTATATGATGCTTTAGCGCTTTGAGGATCAACTTCAGCAGGTAACTCAACTTCCTTATAGTATTTTCTTGTTTGCGTATCAACAGAGATTATTAAAGATTTTTCAGCGCATTCTAAATTTATATCTTCTTTTTCAACTCCTGGAACT
It encodes the following:
- a CDS encoding Hsp20/alpha crystallin family protein, which produces VPGVEKEDINLECAEKSLIISVDTQTRKYYKEVELPAEVDPQSAKASYKNGVLEVTLTKKKVKPKGQKIKIE